A genomic stretch from Arachis stenosperma cultivar V10309 chromosome 3, arast.V10309.gnm1.PFL2, whole genome shotgun sequence includes:
- the LOC130965573 gene encoding uncharacterized protein LOC130965573 — protein sequence MTTFVDIIRAFLAQFTMPIAKVKYPINLLGVTQRSEKPTKKYLDRFNDECLEIDGLTDSVASLCLTNGLLNEDFKEHLTTKSMWTMQEIQNVAREYINDEEVNQVVAANKQQPPIILLVSPVTEKGLRSTPWTERQLKPSSPPIVGVYQQIADKDILSKPQQLKDRTGGNKNLYCDYHKGFDHKTQDCFDLKDAPEQAIREADITRAFLAQFTTRIAKAKHPINLLGVTQISGEPTRKYLDRFNDEYLEIDDLNNSIARLCLTNGVAERRFQEAPYHQARVDDARNPKCG from the exons ATGACAACCTTTGTGGATATAATCCGCGCTTTTCTGGCTCAATTCACCATGCCTATTGCCAAAGTGAAGTACCCGATAAATTTGCTAGGGGTGACACAGAGAAGTGAAAAACCGACCAAGAAGTACCTGGATAGATTCAATGATGAATGTTTGGAGATTGATGGCCTGACCGACTCGGTGGCCAGTTTATGCTTGACGAACGGGTTGCTGAACGAAGATTTCAAAGAGCACCTTACCACCAAGTCCATGTGGACGATGCAAGAAATCCAAAATGTGGCTAGGGAGTATATCAATGACGAAGAGGTTAACCAAGTCGTGGCAGCTAACAAACAGCAGCCGCCTATCATACTGCTCGTCAGCCCGGTAACGGAGAAAGGCCTAAGGAGCACCCCATGGACGGAGCGCCAGCTAAAGCCTTCAAGCC CCCCGATCGTCGGGGTATACCAGCAGATAGCTGACAAAGACATCCTGTCAAAGCCCCAACAACTCAAGGATAGAACTGGAGGGAACAAAAACCTCTACTGCGACTACCACAAGGGCTTCGACCATAAGACTCAAGATTGTTTCGATTTGAAGGATGCTCCGGAGCAGGCGATACGGGAAG CGGACATAACCCGCGCTTTCTTGGCTCAGTTCACCACTCGCATTGCCAAAGCGAAGCACCCGATCAACTTGCTAGGGGTGACGCAGATAAGCGGGGAACCGACCAGGAAGTACCTGGACAGGTTCAATGATGAATACTTGGAGATTGACGACTTGAATAACTCGATAGCCAGATTATGCTTGACGAACGGAGTTGCTGAACGAAGATTTCAGGAAGCACCTTACCACCAAGCCCGTGTGGACGATGCAAGAAATCCAAAATGTGGCTAG